The following proteins are encoded in a genomic region of Glycine soja cultivar W05 chromosome 17, ASM419377v2, whole genome shotgun sequence:
- the LOC114391514 gene encoding uncharacterized protein LOC114391514, with the protein MTGGCSLRITYYLQLRDAPAANPEDYIQPPSPQVPVAFDPPPHVDDYDGYEAITQRLERVLNLRIVTAGTELYDIMQDCLTIARGGPTADGTVRTRQRRRTDH; encoded by the exons atgacaggtggatgcaGTTTGCGGATCACTTACTACCTGCAG CTGAGAGATGCACCAGCTGCAAACCCTGAGGACTACATACAGccgcccagcccccaggttccagtagcatttgacccccctccacatgtg GATGATTACGACGGATATGAGGCGATTAcacagaggttggagcgtgtgctcaaccttaggatagtcactgcaggcacagagttatatgacattatgcagGACTGCCTAACGATCGCGAGAGGGGGACCCACTGCTGATGGGACTGTCAGGACTCGTCAGAGACGCCGCACGgaccattga